A genome region from Acipenser ruthenus chromosome 29, fAciRut3.2 maternal haplotype, whole genome shotgun sequence includes the following:
- the LOC117964517 gene encoding GEL complex subunit OPTI-like, whose amino-acid sequence MTNNGKRKEDSHVANGGLKVSPWSKAFNRNAVWEEKDEFLDVIYWIRQIIAIILGVVWGIAPLKGFLGIAIFCAINAGVLYLYFSSFQQIDEEEYGGLWELTKEGFMTSFALFLVVWIILYTALHYD is encoded by the exons ATGACGAACAATGGCAAAAGGAAAGAAGACTCGCATGTCGCCAATGGGGGGTTGAAAGTATCCCCCTGGAGTAAAGCGTTTAACAGGAACGCCGTGTGGGAAGAAAAG GATGAATTTCTAGATGTGATATACTGGATTCGGCAGATCATTGCTATTATTTTGGGAGTCGTTTGGGGAATCGCACCTCTGAAAGGGTTTTTAGGAATTGCAAT ATTCTGTGCAATCAACGCTGGAGTCCTGTACCTGTATTTCAGCAGCTTCCAGCAAATAGATGAAGAGGAGTATGGAGGACTGTGGGAACTAACCAAAGAGGGCTTCATGACGTCCTTTGCATTGTTCCTG GTTGTATGGATAATCCTCTACACTGCCCTCCACTATGACTGA
- the LOC117430276 gene encoding protein FAM83D-like: protein MALSQCLDDFPGPVHRMYQFKNDFNPQELYNETHRLALEELISGGRDGFLEFLKKEKIPNFLSDDEIRRIVHSADVPKWVSLAGDAGGLEQSITSSLDCSSVTYFPEVSDIEPPHLEIGWPAFTGNSYRGVTRAVAHFQPSYGECIYSCKEAARRMIKSAKEVIALVTDSLTDLDIFKDLQEACTKRRVPVYILLDQSCLPSFLQMCKSLNVRLDELQQMRVRTITGVTYFTRSGVKIVGKVHERFMLIDGNRVATGSYRFTWTDGRLNSSNLLELSGQVSEHFDEEFRILYAQSKPLNPKAPASCRNSGVYDHLATKLPAARELPLGNLLGVEPCRLSSTPNRAKPAIVPPGGEDSERPKDSRVSEASTIGEEPPKMEDWLQEPDPVEGGHPADTPTEAATGVPGCTQTEKAAEEPTTTCHAFTQTNVLTVDCDAQTDVLSKESTQSSVTSSTASSSQTNSQESSAAPVPSSQASPPYTTDALKCSPPKNPDSSQSPDGSLRVCFQKLSKERQYHYSTIRAKLDHMVSLLSHRRELVGLTFNPSCYNRRKMQEHNPHALRFRDGALMPSLTVPNRLK from the exons ATGGCTTTGTCTCAGTGCTTAGATGATTTCCCCGGCCCAGTCCACAGAATGTACCAGTTTAAGAATGACTTTAACCCGCAGGAGCTTTACAATGAAACGCACAGGCTGGCGCTGGAGGAATTGATATCGGGTGGGAGAGATGGCTTTttagagtttttaaaaaaagagaagatCCCTAATTTCCTTTCCGACGATGAAATAAGACGGATAGTCCACTCTGCCGATGTACCCAAATGGGTGTCTCTCGCCGGGGACGCTGGGGGCCTGGAACAGTCGATAACTAGCTCTCTTGACTGCTCCTCCGTCACCTACTTCCCGGAGGTCTCGGACATAGAACCGCCCCACCTGGAGATCGGCTGGCCGGCTTTCACGGGCAACTCTTACAGAGGAGTCACCCGGGCTGTGGCTCACTTTCAGCCCAGCTACGGGGAGTGCATTTACAGCTGCAAGGAAGCGGCGAGGAGAATGATCAAAAGTGCGAAAGAG GTCATTGCCTTGGTAACGGACTCTCTCACAGACTTGGACATCTTTAAGGACCTCCAGGAGGCCTGTACAAAGCGCAGAGTCCCAGTCTACATCCTGCTGGACCAGTCCTGCCTCCCCTCCTTCCTACAGATGTGCAAGAGCCTCAACGTACGACTCGACGAACTGCAA caaatgcGGGTGCGGACCATAACCGGAGTCACTTATTTCACACGATCAGGGGTCAAGATTGTGGGGAAGGTTCACGAGCGGTTCATGCTGATTGATGGCAACAGGGTGGCCACAGGCTCCTACAG GTTTACCTGGACGGATGGCAGACTGAACAGCAGTAACCTGCTGGAGCTGTCAGGCCAGGTCTCGGAGCACTTTGACGAGGAGTTCCGGATACTGTACGCTCAGTCCAAGCCGCTCAACCCCAAGGCCCCCGCCAGCTGCCGGAACAGCGGGGTCTATGACCACCTCGCCACTAAGCTGCCTGCAGCCCGTGAGCTACCATTGGGCAACCTGCTGGGAGTGGAGCCGTGTAGGCTGTCGAGCACGCCCAACAGGGCCAAGCCTGCCATTGTGCCCCCTGGGGGTGAAGACAGCGAGCGCCCGAAAGACAGCCGAGTGTCCGAAGCTTCCACTATCGGAGAGGAACCACCCAAGATGGAAGACTGGCTACAGGAGCCCGATCCTGTGGAGGGGGGCCATCCGGCTGACACTCCGACAGAGGCTGCTACTGGGGTGCCTGGGTGTACTCAAACAGAGAAGGCTGCCGAGGAACCCACTACAACGTGTCATGCTTTCACCCAAACCAATGTCCTGACAGTGGATTGTGATGCCCAAACTGATGTGCTCTCCAAGGAGTCCACTCAGTCATCAGTGACGTCCTCTACAGCCTCATCCAGTCAAACCAACAGCCAGGAGAGCTCTGCAGCACCTGTCCCCTCGTCTCAAGCGTCTCCTCCTTACACGACCGATGCCTTGAAATGCTCTCCCCCTAAAAACCCGGACTCCTCCCAGTCTCCTGATGGCTCTCTGAGGGTCTGCTTCCAGAAGCTGAGCAAAGAGCGCCAGTACCACTACTCTACCATCCGCGCCAAGCTCGACCACATGGTCTCTCTTCTCTCCCATCGCCGGGAGCTGGTCGGGCTGACCTTTAACCCTAGTTGCTACAACCGCAGGAAGATGCAGGAGCACAACCCCCATGCTTTGAGATTTCGAGATGGTGCGCTAATGCCATCTCTGACCGTTCCAAATAGACTCAAATGA
- the LOC117432622 gene encoding probable ATP-dependent RNA helicase DHX35, whose product MAVPWSTMKFWKPGTEGPGLSLNEERDATAGVGGSIVYNPHASLSIEKQRQKLPVFKHRNYILYLLENYQTVVIVGETGCGKSTQIPQYLLEAGWAAEGKVVGVTQPRRVAAVSVAGRVAEERGALLGHEVGYTIRFDDCSDAHATRIKFLTDGMLVREMMADPLLKKYSVLMLDEAHERTLYTDIAIGLLKKIQKKRGDLRLIVASATLDAEQFRDFFNLNESGNPSKDTCGILTVEGRTFPVDVFYTMSPVPDYVKATVETVMKIHESEGDGDVLAFLTGQEEVERVVSMLVEQSRVLSRSGMKKHLRALPMYAGLPYSEQMKVFERVPHTVRKVVVATNIAETSITINGVVFVIDCGFVKLRAYNPKTAIESLVVAPVSQASASQRAGRGGRNRAGKCYRLYTEEDFEKLPPTTVPEMQRTNLAPVILQLKALGIDNVLRFSFLSPPPAQSMVQALELLLALGGLDEHGRLTEPLGMRMAEFPLIPMFAKMLLESGSFGCSEEIVTIAAMMQIQNVFVSPPSQKKPAARKHRKFAVAEGDHLTMLNVYEAFVKNRRSSQWCQEHFLNYKGLQRAAAVREQLWRLLSKFRVPKKSSEGDPEVILRCIVSGFFANAARLHHSGAYRTLRDDHELHIHPTSVLYAEKPPKWVVYNEVMQTSRYFLRDVSAIESSWLVELAPHFYRRGTHSSRSKKTKVV is encoded by the exons ATGGCGGTGCCGTGGTCCACAATGAAGTTCTGGAAACCTG GAACGGAGGGTCCAGGTCTCAGTCTCAATGAGGAGCGCGACGCAACTGCAGGGGTCGGCGGCTCTATAGTCTACAACCCTCATGCCTCGCTGTCCATCGAGAAACAGAGGCAGAAACTTCCCGTGTTCAAG CACAGAAACTACATATTGTACCTGTTGGAGAACTATCAAACTGTGGTGATCGTTGGAGAAACAGGATGTGGGAAAAGCACTCAGATTCCTCag TATCTCCTGGAGGCTGGATGGGCTGCAGAAGGGAAAGTGGTGGGAGTGACCCAGCCACGAAGGGTGGCTGCAGTCTCG GTGGCTGGTCGTGTGGCCGAGGAGAGAGGGGCATTGCTGGGCCATGAGGTTGGATACACAATACGGTTTGATGATTGTTCCGATGCCCATGCCACACGCATCAAG TTCCTGACCGATGGAATGCTGGTGAGAGAAATGATGGCGGATCCTTTATTAAAGAAGTACAg TGTCCTGATGCTTGACGAGGCTCATGAACGAACCCTCTACACAGACATCGCTATCGGACTTCTCAAGAAG ATTCAGAAGAAGCGCGGAGATCTGCGACTGATTGTGGCGTCAGCTACTCTAGATGCtgag caATTTCGGGATTTCTTTAACCTGAATGAGTCTGGAAACCCCAGTAAGGATACCTGTGGCATTCTAACAGTGGAGGGGAGGACATTCCCTGTGGATGTCTTTTATACAATGAG CCCGGTTCCTGACTATGTGAAGGCCACAGTGGAGACGGTGATGAAGATCCACGAGTCTGAAGGCGATGGGGACGTCCTGGCATTCCTCACCGGGCAG GAGGAGGTGGAGAGAGTGGTGTCCATGCTGGTAGAGCAGTCCCGGGTCCTGTCCCGCTCGGGGATGAAGAAGCACCTACGAGCTCTTCCCATGTACGCAGGCCTGCCCTACTCTGAGCAGATGAAGGTTTTCGAGAGGGTGCCCCACACTGTGCGCAAG gtggtTGTTGCGACCAACATTGCAGAGACCTCCATCACTATAAACGGCGTGGTGTTCGTCATTGACTGCGGGTTTGTGAAGCTGAGGGCCTACAACCCCAAAACAGCCATCGAGTCCCTGGTAGTGGCTCCTGTCTCCCAGGCGTCGGCCAGTCAGAGAGCAGGAAGAGGCGGCAGGAACCGGGCCGGGAAATGTTACCGGCTCTATACAG AAGAAGACTTTGAAAAGTTACCCCCAACGACAGTCCCTGAGATGCAGCGCACTAACTTGGCCCCTGTGATCCTGCAGCTGAAAGCCCTGGGGATAGACAACGTTCTGAGGTTCAGCTTCCTGTCT cctccCCCTGCCCAGTCCATGGTACAGGCTCTGGAACTGCTCCTTGCACTCGGAG ggtTAGATGAGCATGGACGACTGACTGAGCCGCTGGGAATGCGGATGGCTGAATTCCCCCTCATTCCCATGTTTGCGAAGATGTTACTGGAATCGG GGAGTTTCGGCTGCTCTGAAGAGATTGTGACCATCGCAGCCATGATGCAGATCCAGAACGTGTTCGTCTCTCCACCCAGCCAGAAGAAGCCAGCT GCCAGGAAGCACAGGAAGTTTGCTGTGGCAGAAGGGGACCATCTGACCATGCTGAATGTTTATGAGGCCTTTGTTAAG AATCGCAGGAGCTCGCAGTGGTGCCAGGAGCACTTCCTCAACTACAAAGGGCTGCAAAGAGCCGCAGCTGTGAGGGAGCAGCTCTGGAGACTGCTGAGCAAGTTTAGGGTACCCAAGAAGTCCAGCGAAG GTGACCCGGAGGTTATTCTGCGCTGCATCGTCTCGGGGTTCTTTGCCAACGCGGCCAGGCTTCACCATTCAGGGGCGTACAG GACGCTTCGAGATGACCATGAGCTGCATATTCATCCCACCTCTGTGCTCTACGCGGAGAAGCCTCCTAAATG GGTAGTGTACAATGAGGTGATGCAGACATCCAGGTACTTCCTGCGGGACGTGTCTGCAATAGAGTCCTCTTGGCTGGTGGAACTGGCCCCTCATTTTTACCGGAGGGGAACG caTTCATCGCgttcaaagaaaacaaaagtagtttga
- the LOC117432632 gene encoding gastrula zinc finger protein XlCGF7.1-like codes for MESVGQGSELECVHIKDEVPEYELVKIKEEDDDDDVEETRCVCNDCGKSFYESAMLDIHKQTHSANTPYQCSECKEQTHTKHKTHVHICTECGKSFSQYWYLREHWRIHNGQSAYRCTVCEKSFNQSGDLKKHLRIHTGETPYHCTDCGKKFTQSEHLKKHRRTHTGETPYHCTECGKSFTQSGHLQKHRRIHTGETPYACTVCGKRFRRMDTFKVHHRIHTGEKPYHCMDCDKRFSHLAGLKAHQRVHTAETPYSCTLCGKSFSQSGTLKRHQRIHTGQTPYHCPDCGQGFTQLSHLKSHQRTMKKKSDPSI; via the coding sequence ATGGAATCTGTAGGGCAGGGTTCTGAACTGGAATGTGTGCACATTAAAGACGAGGTCCCCGAGTACGAACTGGTCAAAATTAAAGAAGAAGACGACGACGATGACGTGGAGGAGACCCGGTGTGTctgtaatgactgtgggaagagtttctatGAATCAGCAATGCTTGACATTCACAAGCAGACACACAGTGCAAACACCCCCTACCAGTGTTCTGAATGCAAGGAGCAAACTCACACAAAGCACAAGACGCATGTGCACATCTGCACggaatgtgggaagagcttcagtcagtaCTGGTACCTCAGAGAGCACTGGCGGATTCACAACGGACAGTCTGCCTATCGCTGCACTGTGTGCGAGAAGAGCTTCAATCAGTCAGGGGACCTTAAAAAACACCTGCGCATTCACACAGGCGAGACTCCCTatcactgcactgactgtggAAAGAAATTCACTCAGTCGGAGCACCTTAAGAAACACCGGCGCACCCACACAGGAGAGACGCCGTATCACTGCACTGAATGCGGAAAGAGCTTCACTCAGTCAGGGCACCTTCAGAAACACCggcgaatccacacaggagagactcCATACGCCTGCACTGTGTGTGGGAAGAGATTCCGGAGGATGGACACCTTTAAGGTCCACCACCGaatacacacaggagagaaaccataccaCTGTATGGACTGCGACAAGCGCTTCAGCCACTTAGCAGGACTTAAAGCACACCAACGGGTTCACACAGCTGAGACGCCCTACTCCTGCACTttgtgtgggaagagtttcagccaGTCAGGGACCCTTAAaaggcaccagcgcattcacacaggccAGACCCCATATCACTGCCCTGACTGCGGCCAAGGGTTCACTCAGCTCTCCCACCTTAAATCACACCAGCGCACCATGAAAAAGAAGAGCGACCCATCAATTTAA